Proteins from a single region of Primulina tabacum isolate GXHZ01 chromosome 5, ASM2559414v2, whole genome shotgun sequence:
- the LOC142544285 gene encoding uncharacterized protein LOC142544285 — protein sequence MAAALATIRVSDSLRVQSTLRDMIRAGQTSDEQLQKWRQRDESKGLRLYTVEDGIVRKFYRIPMDVLSTNTAILKEKCWQHVNPHGVASGVATPGRNTTSKSLCFNAKSHNELGNHEIQDTDSDELTFESVQAMYEELYEDWIKRNKINSMLSKENTELKSSVSRLEVLLSKKDLELCKVKDDLEKATKTIDKFSSSASKLDSMLTMGKDNRTGLGYVESTYEHGETSNSKSKSTVFVKASEDCSVLLIVKPPMKTLPISKQASERLLKQNRASSSHLKLDSPVKMPQTKKPVSTSKSKQRKRQFICHYCHKPGHIKPFCFKLRNDCMNWHENLVLPTVLPNTKRNTTVKKPHVKKVWVPKAVIHCNVIYTSLKTNIAGAWYFDSGCSHHMTGSKGHLTDYVEVKSGRVTYGSGAKGRIVGKGTLNVDGLPELHNFLIMSMFVMSSTRSADNSYQLGEGDGCLSANMSDLDLWHKKLGHVSFKTLKNLCKFDAVRGYVLNDRDHLAKFYSKNDKCLFLGYSTNSHAYRVFNLRTRTTMESINVVFDDLADLTVKTSENDVEELLDISEALTRNNVESGVETSEATPSITPPRNRTETVDNDNDDDDDVVSHSCFVSQIEPKNINDALKDEFWVNAMHEKLEQFVRNDVCDLVPRPLNTNVIGTKWIFKNKTDESGNIVWNKARLVAQGYTQVEGEDFDETFSPVARIESVRLMLGIACHMHIKLYQMNVKSAFLNGILNEETYVSQPKGFEYPHHLDHVYKLKKALYGLKQAPRAWYGRLAEYLINLAFKRGEVAEDTADVESDVVNIADNIDSFDYDGFLKKDDDTLFDVSETLKIASPYFKGNRKLDLPWSVTGVATGQIQKAKGFITYYVAEYSLLLEVVLHSGQKGGVGGPKIQKNDAEVSGVAEIE from the exons GAAATTTTACAGAATCCCAATGGACGTACTGTCTACAAACACTgctattttgaaggaaaaatgctGGCAGCATGTCAACCCGCACGGTGTTGCCTCAGGTGTTGCAACACCGGGCCGCAACACCACTTCAAAATCCTTGTGTTTCAATGCTAAATCTCACAATGAGTTAGGTAATCATGAAATCCAGGATACTGATTCTGATGAACTCACATTTGAAAGTGTGCAGGCTATGTATGAAGAGCTATACGAAGATtggatcaaaagaaataaaataaattctatGCTCTCAAAGGAAAATACTGAGTTAAAGAGTAGCGTGTCTCGACTGGAAGTCTTGTTGAGTAAGAAGGACCTCGAACTGTGCAAAGTCAAGGATGATCTTGAGAAGGCCACAAAGACTATTGATAAATTCAGCTCAAGTGCATCAAAACTTGACTCAATGCTAACTATGGGAAAGGACAACAGAACTGGTCTTGGATATGTTGAAAGCACATATGAACATGGTGAAACTTCCAACTCTAAATCAAAATCAACCGTGTTTGTAAAGGCAAGTGAAGACTGCTCTGTCCTCTTAATAGTTAAACCTCCCATGAAGACTCTGCCAATCTCAAAGCAAGCCTCGGAACGATTGCTGAAACAAAACAGAGCTTCCTCTTCTCATTTGAAACTTGACTCGCCAGTGAAGATGCCACAAACCAAGAAGCCAGTGTCAACTTCTAAATCAAAGCAAAGAAAGCGACAATTTATTTGCCACTACTGTCATAAGCCAGGTCACATCAAACCTTTCTGTTTTAAACTGAGAAATGACTGTATGAACTGGCATGAAAATCTGGTGTTGCCCACTGTGTTGCCCAACACCAAGCGCAACACAACAGTCAAAAAACCTCATGTGAAGAAAGTTTGGGTACCAAAAGCTGTTATTCATTGCAATGTCATTTATACTtctttaaaaactaacattgcaggtgcatggtactttgacagtgggTGCTCACACCACATGACCGGATCTAAAGGACACCTCACGGATTATGTTGAAGTAAAAAGTGGGCGTGTAACCTATGGTAGTGGTGCCAAAGGAAGAATTGTAGGCAAAGGAACCCTGAATGTTGACGGGCTTCCTGAACTTCATAAT tttttAATCATGTCAATGTTTGTAATGTCAAGTACTCGTTCTGCTGACAATAGCTATCAATTGGGAGAAGGTGATGGTTGCCTAAGTGCCAATATGAGTGATTTAGACCTATGGCATAAAAAACTGGGACATGTGAGCTTCAAGACTTTGAAGAATCTGTGTAAGTTTGATGCTGTGAGAG GTTATGTGTTGAATGATAGAGATCATCTAGCTaaattttattccaaaaatgataaatgtctttttcttggatattctacTAATAGTCATGCTTATCGTGTATTTAATCTAAGAACTAGGACTACAATGGAATCAATTAACGTTGTTTTTGACGATCTTGCGGATCTGACAGTTAAAACATCGGAGAATGATGTAGAAGAATTGCTGGATATAAGTGAGGCACTGACCAGAAACAATGTTGAGTCTGGTGTTGAGACCAGTGAAGCAACACCAAGCATAACACCGCCTCGGAACCGAACAGAAACTGTGGATAATGATaacgatgatgatgatgatgtg GTAAGTCACTCGTGTTTTGTGTCTCAAATTGAACCCAAGAATATTAATGATGCACTAAAAGATGAATTCTGGgtcaatgcaatgcatgaaaaacttgaacaatttgtGCGCAATGATGTATGTGATTTAGTGCCTAGACCTTTAAATACCAATGTTATTGGAACAAAATGGattttcaagaataaaacaGATGAATCTGGTAACATTGTTTGGAACAAAGCTCGGTTGGTAGCTCAAGGGTATACACAGGTTGAGGGGGAggattttgatgaaaccttcTCTCCTGTAGCCCGAATTGAGTCAGTCCGACTGATGCTTGGCATAGCATGTCATATGCACATCAAATTGTATCAAATGAATGTAAAAAGTGCTTTCTTGAATGGAATTCTGAATGAGGAGACCTATGTTAGTCAACCTAAAGGATTTGAATATCCCCACCACTTGGACCATGTCTACAAATTGAAGAAGGCtttgtatggactgaaacaggcTCCAAGGGCATGGTATGGTAGGTTGGCCGAATACTTGATAAACCTGgccttcaaacgaggtgag GTGGCTGAAGATACTGCTGATGTTGAGTCCGATGTTGTCAACATCGCTGACAACATTGACTCTTTTGATTATGAT GGGTTTCTCAAAAAAGATGATGATACCCTTTTTGATGTGAGTGAAACCCTCAAGATCGCTTCACCTTATTTCAAGGGTAACAGGAAACTGGACCTACCTTGGTCAGTTACTGGTGTTGCCACTGGT CAGATTCAAAAGGCCAAAGGATTCATTACTTACTACGTGGCTGAGTACAGTCTGCTTTTGGAAGTTGTCTTACATTCTGgtcaaaaagggggagtagGAGGAccaaaaatacaaaagaatgaTGCTGAAGTATCTGGAGTTGCTGAGATTGAATGA